In Streptomyces dangxiongensis, one DNA window encodes the following:
- a CDS encoding Uma2 family endonuclease, with the protein MALIVPDLYVRRRRPTELDESYRKAHEGWYPIDMLALVGEVTSTGPKLRTYAAAGVPVYVLVDRHSRTAHCYTDPVLPGDDPTEAYYATGTKADLGEPLPLPAPYPTLDTAPFVTG; encoded by the coding sequence ATGGCCCTCATCGTGCCGGACCTCTACGTCCGCCGTCGCAGGCCGACCGAGCTCGACGAGTCGTACCGGAAAGCCCACGAGGGCTGGTACCCCATCGACATGCTCGCCCTCGTCGGCGAGGTCACCTCCACCGGCCCCAAGCTCCGCACCTACGCCGCCGCCGGCGTCCCGGTCTACGTCCTCGTCGACCGCCACTCCAGGACGGCCCACTGCTACACGGATCCGGTCCTCCCCGGTGACGACCCCACCGAGGCGTACTACGCCACCGGCACCAAGGCCGACCTCGGCGAACCGCTCCCGCTCCCGGCGCCGTACCCGACCCTGGACACGGCCCCGTTCGTCACCGGCTGA
- a CDS encoding mechanosensitive ion channel family protein — MAAGASPSPSPSPSQSTAPAVPSLQDAQESATNAASWVEQNWSTWLAMGLQILLIVIVAVSLRAVVRRAITKLIDRMNRTAQAVDGSALGGLLVNAERRRQRAAAIGSVLRSVASFLILGTAALMVLGTFKINLAPLLASAGVAGVAIGFGARNLVTDFLSGVFMILEDQYGVGDVIDAGVATGEVIEVGLRVTKLRGDGGEIWYVRNGEVKRIGNLSQGWATAGVDVTVRAGEELDRVRATLDEVAEKLSKEEPWNELLWGPVEVLGLDSVLIDSMVVRVSAKTMPGKSVTVERELRWRIKRAFDAASIRIVGGATALEDAENTPDPAATVAAPSAYANADSPQVAATAPIVSQRPAPPAK, encoded by the coding sequence ATGGCCGCCGGCGCGTCCCCGTCCCCCTCTCCGTCCCCTTCGCAGTCGACGGCGCCGGCCGTGCCGTCCCTCCAGGACGCCCAGGAGAGCGCGACGAACGCGGCGAGCTGGGTCGAGCAGAACTGGTCGACGTGGCTCGCGATGGGTCTCCAGATCCTGCTGATCGTGATCGTGGCGGTCTCGCTCAGAGCGGTGGTGCGGCGGGCGATCACCAAGCTGATCGACCGGATGAACCGCACCGCGCAGGCCGTGGACGGCAGTGCGCTGGGCGGGCTGCTGGTCAACGCCGAGCGGCGCCGGCAGCGGGCGGCGGCGATCGGCTCGGTGCTGCGGTCGGTGGCCAGCTTCCTGATCCTCGGCACGGCCGCGCTGATGGTGCTGGGCACCTTCAAGATCAACCTGGCGCCGCTGCTGGCGTCCGCCGGTGTCGCGGGCGTGGCCATCGGTTTCGGCGCCCGGAACCTGGTCACGGACTTCCTGTCCGGCGTGTTCATGATCCTGGAGGACCAGTACGGCGTCGGGGACGTGATCGACGCGGGCGTGGCCACCGGCGAGGTGATCGAGGTCGGGCTGCGCGTGACCAAGCTGCGGGGTGACGGCGGCGAGATCTGGTACGTCCGCAACGGCGAGGTCAAGCGGATCGGCAACCTCTCCCAGGGCTGGGCGACGGCCGGAGTCGACGTGACCGTACGGGCCGGCGAGGAACTGGACCGGGTCCGGGCCACGCTGGACGAGGTCGCCGAGAAGCTGAGCAAGGAAGAGCCCTGGAACGAACTGCTGTGGGGCCCGGTCGAGGTGCTCGGCCTGGATTCCGTGCTGATCGACTCCATGGTGGTCCGCGTCTCGGCGAAGACCATGCCGGGCAAGTCGGTGACCGTCGAGCGGGAGCTGCGCTGGCGGATCAAGCGGGCGTTCGACGCGGCGAGCATCCGCATCGTGGGCGGCGCGACGGCCCTGGAGGACGCGGAGAACACCCCCGACCCGGCGGCGACGGTCGCGGCCCCGTCGGCGTACGCCAACGCGGACTCCCCGCAGGTGGCGGCGACGGCACCGATCGTCTCGCAGCGTCCGGCGCCACCGGCGAAGTAG